From a region of the Andrena cerasifolii isolate SP2316 chromosome 13, iyAndCera1_principal, whole genome shotgun sequence genome:
- the Setx gene encoding putative helicase senataxin isoform X2, translating to MRIVDQLTPEITPMTMNGQDSYQFVLERINVPDTIILDRLQHTYKCGRAKENEIVCLSLLVSRVHCTFFRSENELYVTDLKSANGLFINGVIQDPFQTIRLQPDDVIGVGCPEVDVRDNSMFAYKLRVVQPQVAETNHEATAPSETASNVDSSDVLTKRKRREENLDALSVPCKIQKLGENSGESSREGSHEVKDENDIEIVHISLNNSALEPSCSNHIAKSGESNGRLSTGKHTNTDMLGINAVDTKPKIGSDEDSEEMQSPLSNGLSNGVKRAKNSVVNKSTERSSKSTLRGAQTPEVKNLSNGKNAEIPGKIHNSNSSAKVATNAESVTRGSEQSPKQHDRSSNNFGKVGNSALKAVSLPPNFLQGEDTLIKMEYELQLTDNEEETMCNSSANSVPLISPMKLKKVQQEPKTRFSEVDVVNLSDSEDDIFPCSQLFDIGFGMDASMKQEVKEEKEEPTEAENERLNRLEDDLVISLSDSEDEDNTWLRRLSQSQQLNEVSVKTEVVDEGLMDVDDAARASEIADDDCVEAKGEKRMEECINREAKKFEPRVNGEEKYMDASLNEEEKERETRVNENEEEEEEDASLQDARLANILRLLNSSVDKTKINCRSRASSAVINKKSSLSPRNRILLSKEREADGPVVPVSPAAEEAASSRRKKPLEKKIPEVDPPHLPTRRRSRSSSTVEAEASKATKKRISAKERKEMKEKEKLEQYSREKEQKARKTLNKWADIPLLFNKAKASSSVPPFSSAPLTKEEKKEITDSRKAKLKKLAMEKKLSSSESNNQEKKRIATKPKAKVSAKTRLDVLVEDISATKAEEATERSRSSSRSRVGNNVTSPKPKVAERMTNRGASKETPRCKSPSVNNLSRLGRIPKKRNASEEKSAAETASEDATLAATMTEVLTIEKKDKSKVKPSTVVRAEPRATRKSNIKSSTGGPKKRVSFSTVINTVHIYEIDDTNILRKLQGKDAPLPAKPPARNHHGIIGNMKVNEFLLRIFSWSPVWLEEQQRLDRIPPVVRDEDLHSMLTHYSSYLEYCNNTVPLLLLETWSRLTKEFQSIEQDFRRRTVMCSIVEGSVQKDMVEPNLYMTNLMLEVLITKADLQKQAHPNFGDLVVLEYAKNHLKGQTFHRVFAYVTQMYQTTITPKTHYNKDLVHYVKSPHTVITYTMKTKPLEPNILVNRVQRLRGVTYLRSDLRLVQALDYLPRSPLVSLILSPKTDTYHLPLPSSPEPLVTKDKLNQRQMEAVCKVTEAVVQKQAKLCFIQGPPGTGKTRVIANIVTQVLYGNQRYTNNTVHLKILVCAPSNAAIDEITLRLLAIRSNMKEKRFKMVRIGRADAMHPSVKDISIAELARREMRKTVINSNHTVCSAESVEQEKAHLESKMNALRCEMSNTRNLDEIYLKHLRMKLEDVTTKYELLKHRRLLNEMNSKETMKLQRAAENRVLEHADVITCTLNSCYNNQMESVFVPNKNRISVCIVDEATQSCEAESLIPLMLGVNTLVLVGDPNQLPATILSTRAKELGLDQSIFSRVQNAFEFHPNNPIILLDTQYRMAQAIAQFPTNFFYGGRLKNAAPQTKNFPYHAYRILNLNNKQDTDSFTNTNEAKFVADLYLTMLTAANLDSWESISFGILTPYNNQKAAIQGRIDEITPLVPEDIRKKITCEVNTIDSFQGQERDVIILSCVRSEKIGFLSDKQRLCVALTRAKHSLIVCGNFNTGTKFVKDTMWRALLSDARGRQMYFTVKAKAEPRHIHPHVVKTSALR from the exons ATGCGAATAGTTGACCAGTTAACACCAGAGATCACTCCTATGACAATGAACGGCCAGGACAGCTACCAGTTTGTCTTGGAACGGATTAATGTTCCTGATACTATAATTCTCGACAGACTCCAGCATACG TATAAATGCGGCCGAGCAAAGGAGAATGAAATTGTGTGCCTCAGCCTGTTGGTGTCTCGTGTACATTGCACCTTCTTCCGCAGCGAAAATGAATTATACGTTACAGACTTGAAG AGCGCTAACGGCCTGTTCATAAATGGAGTCATTCAGGACCCGTTTCAGACAATCAGGCTGCAGCCGGACGATGTCATCGGGGTCGGATGCCCTGAAGTAGACGTTAGGGACAATTCTATGTTTGCGTACAAGCTGCGCGTAGTC CAACCACAGGTGGCGGAAACCAACCACGAGGCCACTGCCCCTTCAGAGACTGCATCGAATGTTGATAGTTCTGATGTTTTAACGAAACGTAAAAGGAGAGAGGAGAATCTTGATGCACTGAGTGTACCATGCAAAATTCAGAAACTGGGCGAGAATTCTGGGGAATCGTCGAGGGAAG GAAGCCATGAAGTAAAGGATGAGAATGATATTGAAATAGTTCACATTTCGTTGAATAATAGCGCGCTGGAACCAAGTTGCAGCAATCATATCGCGAAGAGTGGCGAATCAAATGGTAGATTAAGCACTGGCAAACATACGAATACTGATATGTTGGGTATAAACGCTGTAGATACAAAGCCGAAGATAGGGTCCGACGAAGATTCCGAGGAAATGCAGTCGCCTCTATCGAATGGTTTGAGCAATGGCGTTAAGAGAGCAAAGAATTCTGTTGTTAATAAGAGCACAGAACGATCGAGCAAAAGCACACTGCGAGGTGCACAGACGCCCGAGGTAAAGAatctttcgaacggtaaaaatGCGGAGATCCCGGGAAAGATTCACAATTCAAACAGTAGCGCGAAAGTAGCAACTAATGCGGAAAGTGTAACTCGCGGCTCGGAACAGAGCCCGAAGCAACACGATAGATCTTCCAATAACTTTGGTAAAGTGGGGAATAGTGCATTGAAAGCTGTATCACTGCCACCGAATTTTCTACAGGGCGAGGACACTCTAATAAAGATGGAATATGAGTTACAGCTAACGGACAACGAGGAGGAAACGATGTGTAATTCAAGCGCGAACTCGGTTCCGCTTATATCTCCGATGAAATTGAAGAAGGTGCAGCAGGAGCCGAAAACGAGGTTTTCAGAGGTGGACGTTGTGAATTTGAGCGACAGCGAGGACGATATCTTCCCCTGCTCGCAGTTGTTCGATATTGGCTTCGGCATGGACGCGTCGATGAAGCAGGAAGtgaaggaagagaaggaagagCCGACAGAAGCGGAGAACGAGAGGCTGAACAGGCTCGAGGACGATCTAGTTATCTCGCTGTCGGACAGCGAGGACGAGGATAATACCTGGTTACGCAGATTGTCTCAGAGCCAGCAGCTGAACGAGGTTTCTGTgaagacagaagtggtggatgAGGGATTAATGGACGTCGATGACGCTGCTCGCGCTTCAGAGATTGCTGATGATGATTGCGTGGAAGCTAAAGGGGAGAAGAGAATGGAggagtgtataaatagagaagcgaAGAAATTTGAGCCGCGTGTGAATGGAGAAGAGAAGTACATGGACGCGTCTCTGAAtgaggaagagaaggaaagggagaCGCGTGTAAAtgaaaacgaagaagaagaggaggaggatgcGTCGTTGCAAGATGCGAGGCTGGCGAACATACTGCGCCTGCTGAACTCTAGCGTAGACAAAACGAAGATCAATTGTAGGAGTCGTGCTAGTAGCGCGGTCATTAATAAGAAAAGTTCGTTGTCGCCGAGGAATCGAATACTGCTTTCGAAGGAGCGGGAGGCAGACGGTCCCGTCGTGCCTGTCAGCCCCGCGGCGGAAGAAGCTGCTTCTTCGAGAAGGAAGAAGCCGCTAGAAAAGAAAATACCTGAGGTGGACCCTCCGCATTTGCCGACCAGAAGACGAAGTCGCAGTTCCAGCACCGTGGAAGCTGAGGCGTCTAAGGCTACTAAGAAGAGGATTAGCGCGAAGGAGAGGAAAGAgatgaaggagaaggagaagctgGAGCAGTACTCGCGCGAGAAGGAGCAGAAGGCCCGCAAGACGCTTAACAAATGGGCCGACATCCCTCTTCTTTTTAACAAAGCTAAAGCCAGCAGTTCTGTTCCGCCTTTCTCTAGCGCGCCCCTCACcaaagaggagaagaaagagaTAACGGACAGCAGGAAGGCGAAGCTGAAGAAGCTGGCCATGGAGAAGAAGCTGTCGTCGTCGGAGAGCAACAACCAGGAGAAGAAACGTATCGCCACGAAGCCGAAGGCGAAAGTGTCTGCGAAGACTCGATTAGATGTCCTCGTGGAAGACATCTCTGCGACGAAGGCGGAAGAAGCGACGGAAAGATCGAGGAGCTCGAGTCGGTCCAGGGTTGGGAACAACGTAACTTCGCCGAAGCCAAAGGTAGccgaacgaatgacgaatagaGGCGCGTCGAAAGAGACGCCGCGTTGTAAAAGCCCGTCGGTTAATAATCTGTCTCGCCTGGGCAGGATACCAAAGAAACGCAATGCGAGTGAAGAGAAATCAGCAGCGGAGACTGCGTCAGAAGATGCCACACTGGCGGCAACAATGACCGAAGTATTGACCATTGAGAAGAAAGACAAATCCAAAGTGAAACCGTCCACGGTTGTTCGAGCAGAACCACGTGCCACTCGCAAGTCGAATATCAAGTCATCCACTGGGGGGCCAAAGAAGCGAGTATCCTTCTCTACGGTTATCAATACTGTACACATATACGAAATCGACGACACAAACATCCTGAGAAAGCTTCAAGGGAAGGACGCTCCTTTGCCTGCTAAGCCGCCAGCGAGGAACCACCACGGAATAATAGGGAATATGAAAGTAAATGAATTCCTGCTGCGTATCTTTTCGTGGTCGCCAGTTTGGCTAGAGGAGCAGCAACGTCTAGATAGAATCCCACCTGTCGTACGAGACGAAGACCTGCACTCAATGCTGACGCACTACTCGTCGTACCTCGAGTACTGCAACAACACAGTCCCGCTGCTCTTACTGGAGACCTGGTCCAGGTTGACTAAGGAGTTCCAGAGCATCGAGCAAGATTTCAGGCGGCGCACAGTGATGTGCTCTATAGTGGAAGGATCCGTGCAAAAGGACATGGTCGAGCCGAACCTGTACATGACGAACCTGATGCTGGAGGTGTTAATTACGAAGGCAGACTTGCAGAAGCAGGCTCATCCGAACTTCGGTGATCTGGTGGTCTTGGAATATGCTAAGAACCACCTAAAGGGGCAAACGTTTCACAGAGTGTTCGCGTACGTCACTCAGATGTACCAGACTACGATAACACCCAAGACGCATTACAATAAAGATCTGGTGCACTACGTGAAGAGCCCTCATACGGTAATAACGTACACCATGAAAACGAAACCGCTGGAACCGAATATCCTTGTGAATCGGGTCCAACGATTGAGAGGCGTGACTTACTTGCGTTCTGATTTGAGACTGGTGCAGGCTTTGGATTACCTTCCCAGGTCGCCGCTGGTCAGCCTGATTCTCAGTCCGAAGACCGACACGTACCACTTGCCCCTTCCTTCCTCGCCGGAGCCACTGGTCACCAAAGATAAGCTGAATCAGAGGCAGATGGAGGCTGTTTGCAAGGTGACAGAGGCGGTGGTGCAGAAGCAAGCGAAGCTGTGCTTCATTCAGGGACCTCCAGGCACCGGTAAAACTAGGGTCATCGCGAATATTGTCACTCAAGTGCTCTACGGAAATCAAAGGTACACGAACAACACGGTGCACTTGAAGATACTAGTGTGCGCCCCTTCGAACGCTGCCATCGACGAGATCACTTTACGGCTGCTGGCCATTAGATCTAACATGAAGGAGAAGCGATTTAAAATGGTGCGGATAGGTAGGGCAGACGCGATGCACCCATCCGTGAAAGATATTTCAATCGCTGAGCTCGCCAGGCGAGAGATGAGGAAGACGGTGATCAACTCGAATCACACTGTGTGCTCCGCGGAAAGCGTCGAGCAAGAGAAGGCGCACCTAGAGTCTAAGATGAACGCGCTGAGATGCGAGATGTCGAATACGCGTAACCTGGATGAGATTTACCTGAAGCATCTGAGAATGAAGCTGGAGGACGTAACGACGAAGTACGAGCTGCTGAAGCACCGCAGGCTGTTGAACGAAATGAACTCGAAAGAGACGATGAAGCTGCAGCGGGCCGCAGAGAATAGAGTTCTTGAGCACGCGGACGTGATAACCTGCACCCTCAACTCCTGTTACAATAATCAAATGGAGTCTGTCTTCGTTCCCAATAAGAATAGGATATCAGTGTGCATCGTGGACGAGGCGACTCAGAGCTGCGAGGCGGAGAGTTTGATACCGTTGATGCTGGGCGTGAATACCCTGGTTCTAGTCGGTGATCCCAACCAATTGCCTGCCACCATACTGAGCACACGGGCGAAGGAACTGGGATTGGATCAGTCCATCTTCTCGCGAGTCCAGAATGCCTTCGAGTTCCATCCGAACAATCCAATCATTCTGCTGGACACTCAGTACCGTATGGCACAGGCAATTGCCCAGTTTCCGACCAACTTCTTCTACGGCGGGAGGCTGAAGAACGCAGCGCCGCAGACCAAAAACTTTCCATATCACGCCTATCGAATTCTGAACCTCAATAACAAACAGGACACAGACAGCTTTACTAACACCAACGAAGCGAAATTTGTAGCCGACTTGTACCTCACCATGCTCACCGCCGCCAATCTGGACAGCTGGGAAAGTATATCCTTCGGTATTCTTACGCCGTATAATAATCAGAAGGCTGCCATACAAGGAAGAATCGATGAGAT AACCCCTTTGGTGCCGGAAGATATCAGGAAGAAGATCACGTGCGAGGTGAACACGATTGACAGCTTTCAGGGGCAAGAGCGTGACGTGATAATCCTGTCGTGCGTGCGAAGCGAAAAGATTGGGTTTCTGTCCGACAAACAGAGGCTCTGCGTTGCTCTGACAAGAGCGAAGCACAGTCTCATAGTGTGCGGTAACTTCAATACCGGCACTAAGTTCGTG AAGGATACTATGTGGAGAGCATTGCTATCGGACGCAAGGGGACGCCAGATGTACTTTACTGTTAAAGCTAAAGCAGAGCCTCGGCATATACACCCACATGTTGTGAAGACTTCAGCGTTAAGATAG
- the Setx gene encoding putative helicase senataxin isoform X1 codes for MRIVDQLTPEITPMTMNGQDSYQFVLERINVPDTIILDRLQHTYKCGRAKENEIVCLSLLVSRVHCTFFRSENELYVTDLKSANGLFINGVIQDPFQTIRLQPDDVIGVGCPEVDVRDNSMFAYKLRVVVQPQVAETNHEATAPSETASNVDSSDVLTKRKRREENLDALSVPCKIQKLGENSGESSREGSHEVKDENDIEIVHISLNNSALEPSCSNHIAKSGESNGRLSTGKHTNTDMLGINAVDTKPKIGSDEDSEEMQSPLSNGLSNGVKRAKNSVVNKSTERSSKSTLRGAQTPEVKNLSNGKNAEIPGKIHNSNSSAKVATNAESVTRGSEQSPKQHDRSSNNFGKVGNSALKAVSLPPNFLQGEDTLIKMEYELQLTDNEEETMCNSSANSVPLISPMKLKKVQQEPKTRFSEVDVVNLSDSEDDIFPCSQLFDIGFGMDASMKQEVKEEKEEPTEAENERLNRLEDDLVISLSDSEDEDNTWLRRLSQSQQLNEVSVKTEVVDEGLMDVDDAARASEIADDDCVEAKGEKRMEECINREAKKFEPRVNGEEKYMDASLNEEEKERETRVNENEEEEEEDASLQDARLANILRLLNSSVDKTKINCRSRASSAVINKKSSLSPRNRILLSKEREADGPVVPVSPAAEEAASSRRKKPLEKKIPEVDPPHLPTRRRSRSSSTVEAEASKATKKRISAKERKEMKEKEKLEQYSREKEQKARKTLNKWADIPLLFNKAKASSSVPPFSSAPLTKEEKKEITDSRKAKLKKLAMEKKLSSSESNNQEKKRIATKPKAKVSAKTRLDVLVEDISATKAEEATERSRSSSRSRVGNNVTSPKPKVAERMTNRGASKETPRCKSPSVNNLSRLGRIPKKRNASEEKSAAETASEDATLAATMTEVLTIEKKDKSKVKPSTVVRAEPRATRKSNIKSSTGGPKKRVSFSTVINTVHIYEIDDTNILRKLQGKDAPLPAKPPARNHHGIIGNMKVNEFLLRIFSWSPVWLEEQQRLDRIPPVVRDEDLHSMLTHYSSYLEYCNNTVPLLLLETWSRLTKEFQSIEQDFRRRTVMCSIVEGSVQKDMVEPNLYMTNLMLEVLITKADLQKQAHPNFGDLVVLEYAKNHLKGQTFHRVFAYVTQMYQTTITPKTHYNKDLVHYVKSPHTVITYTMKTKPLEPNILVNRVQRLRGVTYLRSDLRLVQALDYLPRSPLVSLILSPKTDTYHLPLPSSPEPLVTKDKLNQRQMEAVCKVTEAVVQKQAKLCFIQGPPGTGKTRVIANIVTQVLYGNQRYTNNTVHLKILVCAPSNAAIDEITLRLLAIRSNMKEKRFKMVRIGRADAMHPSVKDISIAELARREMRKTVINSNHTVCSAESVEQEKAHLESKMNALRCEMSNTRNLDEIYLKHLRMKLEDVTTKYELLKHRRLLNEMNSKETMKLQRAAENRVLEHADVITCTLNSCYNNQMESVFVPNKNRISVCIVDEATQSCEAESLIPLMLGVNTLVLVGDPNQLPATILSTRAKELGLDQSIFSRVQNAFEFHPNNPIILLDTQYRMAQAIAQFPTNFFYGGRLKNAAPQTKNFPYHAYRILNLNNKQDTDSFTNTNEAKFVADLYLTMLTAANLDSWESISFGILTPYNNQKAAIQGRIDEITPLVPEDIRKKITCEVNTIDSFQGQERDVIILSCVRSEKIGFLSDKQRLCVALTRAKHSLIVCGNFNTGTKFVKDTMWRALLSDARGRQMYFTVKAKAEPRHIHPHVVKTSALR; via the exons ATGCGAATAGTTGACCAGTTAACACCAGAGATCACTCCTATGACAATGAACGGCCAGGACAGCTACCAGTTTGTCTTGGAACGGATTAATGTTCCTGATACTATAATTCTCGACAGACTCCAGCATACG TATAAATGCGGCCGAGCAAAGGAGAATGAAATTGTGTGCCTCAGCCTGTTGGTGTCTCGTGTACATTGCACCTTCTTCCGCAGCGAAAATGAATTATACGTTACAGACTTGAAG AGCGCTAACGGCCTGTTCATAAATGGAGTCATTCAGGACCCGTTTCAGACAATCAGGCTGCAGCCGGACGATGTCATCGGGGTCGGATGCCCTGAAGTAGACGTTAGGGACAATTCTATGTTTGCGTACAAGCTGCGCGTAGTCGTT CAACCACAGGTGGCGGAAACCAACCACGAGGCCACTGCCCCTTCAGAGACTGCATCGAATGTTGATAGTTCTGATGTTTTAACGAAACGTAAAAGGAGAGAGGAGAATCTTGATGCACTGAGTGTACCATGCAAAATTCAGAAACTGGGCGAGAATTCTGGGGAATCGTCGAGGGAAG GAAGCCATGAAGTAAAGGATGAGAATGATATTGAAATAGTTCACATTTCGTTGAATAATAGCGCGCTGGAACCAAGTTGCAGCAATCATATCGCGAAGAGTGGCGAATCAAATGGTAGATTAAGCACTGGCAAACATACGAATACTGATATGTTGGGTATAAACGCTGTAGATACAAAGCCGAAGATAGGGTCCGACGAAGATTCCGAGGAAATGCAGTCGCCTCTATCGAATGGTTTGAGCAATGGCGTTAAGAGAGCAAAGAATTCTGTTGTTAATAAGAGCACAGAACGATCGAGCAAAAGCACACTGCGAGGTGCACAGACGCCCGAGGTAAAGAatctttcgaacggtaaaaatGCGGAGATCCCGGGAAAGATTCACAATTCAAACAGTAGCGCGAAAGTAGCAACTAATGCGGAAAGTGTAACTCGCGGCTCGGAACAGAGCCCGAAGCAACACGATAGATCTTCCAATAACTTTGGTAAAGTGGGGAATAGTGCATTGAAAGCTGTATCACTGCCACCGAATTTTCTACAGGGCGAGGACACTCTAATAAAGATGGAATATGAGTTACAGCTAACGGACAACGAGGAGGAAACGATGTGTAATTCAAGCGCGAACTCGGTTCCGCTTATATCTCCGATGAAATTGAAGAAGGTGCAGCAGGAGCCGAAAACGAGGTTTTCAGAGGTGGACGTTGTGAATTTGAGCGACAGCGAGGACGATATCTTCCCCTGCTCGCAGTTGTTCGATATTGGCTTCGGCATGGACGCGTCGATGAAGCAGGAAGtgaaggaagagaaggaagagCCGACAGAAGCGGAGAACGAGAGGCTGAACAGGCTCGAGGACGATCTAGTTATCTCGCTGTCGGACAGCGAGGACGAGGATAATACCTGGTTACGCAGATTGTCTCAGAGCCAGCAGCTGAACGAGGTTTCTGTgaagacagaagtggtggatgAGGGATTAATGGACGTCGATGACGCTGCTCGCGCTTCAGAGATTGCTGATGATGATTGCGTGGAAGCTAAAGGGGAGAAGAGAATGGAggagtgtataaatagagaagcgaAGAAATTTGAGCCGCGTGTGAATGGAGAAGAGAAGTACATGGACGCGTCTCTGAAtgaggaagagaaggaaagggagaCGCGTGTAAAtgaaaacgaagaagaagaggaggaggatgcGTCGTTGCAAGATGCGAGGCTGGCGAACATACTGCGCCTGCTGAACTCTAGCGTAGACAAAACGAAGATCAATTGTAGGAGTCGTGCTAGTAGCGCGGTCATTAATAAGAAAAGTTCGTTGTCGCCGAGGAATCGAATACTGCTTTCGAAGGAGCGGGAGGCAGACGGTCCCGTCGTGCCTGTCAGCCCCGCGGCGGAAGAAGCTGCTTCTTCGAGAAGGAAGAAGCCGCTAGAAAAGAAAATACCTGAGGTGGACCCTCCGCATTTGCCGACCAGAAGACGAAGTCGCAGTTCCAGCACCGTGGAAGCTGAGGCGTCTAAGGCTACTAAGAAGAGGATTAGCGCGAAGGAGAGGAAAGAgatgaaggagaaggagaagctgGAGCAGTACTCGCGCGAGAAGGAGCAGAAGGCCCGCAAGACGCTTAACAAATGGGCCGACATCCCTCTTCTTTTTAACAAAGCTAAAGCCAGCAGTTCTGTTCCGCCTTTCTCTAGCGCGCCCCTCACcaaagaggagaagaaagagaTAACGGACAGCAGGAAGGCGAAGCTGAAGAAGCTGGCCATGGAGAAGAAGCTGTCGTCGTCGGAGAGCAACAACCAGGAGAAGAAACGTATCGCCACGAAGCCGAAGGCGAAAGTGTCTGCGAAGACTCGATTAGATGTCCTCGTGGAAGACATCTCTGCGACGAAGGCGGAAGAAGCGACGGAAAGATCGAGGAGCTCGAGTCGGTCCAGGGTTGGGAACAACGTAACTTCGCCGAAGCCAAAGGTAGccgaacgaatgacgaatagaGGCGCGTCGAAAGAGACGCCGCGTTGTAAAAGCCCGTCGGTTAATAATCTGTCTCGCCTGGGCAGGATACCAAAGAAACGCAATGCGAGTGAAGAGAAATCAGCAGCGGAGACTGCGTCAGAAGATGCCACACTGGCGGCAACAATGACCGAAGTATTGACCATTGAGAAGAAAGACAAATCCAAAGTGAAACCGTCCACGGTTGTTCGAGCAGAACCACGTGCCACTCGCAAGTCGAATATCAAGTCATCCACTGGGGGGCCAAAGAAGCGAGTATCCTTCTCTACGGTTATCAATACTGTACACATATACGAAATCGACGACACAAACATCCTGAGAAAGCTTCAAGGGAAGGACGCTCCTTTGCCTGCTAAGCCGCCAGCGAGGAACCACCACGGAATAATAGGGAATATGAAAGTAAATGAATTCCTGCTGCGTATCTTTTCGTGGTCGCCAGTTTGGCTAGAGGAGCAGCAACGTCTAGATAGAATCCCACCTGTCGTACGAGACGAAGACCTGCACTCAATGCTGACGCACTACTCGTCGTACCTCGAGTACTGCAACAACACAGTCCCGCTGCTCTTACTGGAGACCTGGTCCAGGTTGACTAAGGAGTTCCAGAGCATCGAGCAAGATTTCAGGCGGCGCACAGTGATGTGCTCTATAGTGGAAGGATCCGTGCAAAAGGACATGGTCGAGCCGAACCTGTACATGACGAACCTGATGCTGGAGGTGTTAATTACGAAGGCAGACTTGCAGAAGCAGGCTCATCCGAACTTCGGTGATCTGGTGGTCTTGGAATATGCTAAGAACCACCTAAAGGGGCAAACGTTTCACAGAGTGTTCGCGTACGTCACTCAGATGTACCAGACTACGATAACACCCAAGACGCATTACAATAAAGATCTGGTGCACTACGTGAAGAGCCCTCATACGGTAATAACGTACACCATGAAAACGAAACCGCTGGAACCGAATATCCTTGTGAATCGGGTCCAACGATTGAGAGGCGTGACTTACTTGCGTTCTGATTTGAGACTGGTGCAGGCTTTGGATTACCTTCCCAGGTCGCCGCTGGTCAGCCTGATTCTCAGTCCGAAGACCGACACGTACCACTTGCCCCTTCCTTCCTCGCCGGAGCCACTGGTCACCAAAGATAAGCTGAATCAGAGGCAGATGGAGGCTGTTTGCAAGGTGACAGAGGCGGTGGTGCAGAAGCAAGCGAAGCTGTGCTTCATTCAGGGACCTCCAGGCACCGGTAAAACTAGGGTCATCGCGAATATTGTCACTCAAGTGCTCTACGGAAATCAAAGGTACACGAACAACACGGTGCACTTGAAGATACTAGTGTGCGCCCCTTCGAACGCTGCCATCGACGAGATCACTTTACGGCTGCTGGCCATTAGATCTAACATGAAGGAGAAGCGATTTAAAATGGTGCGGATAGGTAGGGCAGACGCGATGCACCCATCCGTGAAAGATATTTCAATCGCTGAGCTCGCCAGGCGAGAGATGAGGAAGACGGTGATCAACTCGAATCACACTGTGTGCTCCGCGGAAAGCGTCGAGCAAGAGAAGGCGCACCTAGAGTCTAAGATGAACGCGCTGAGATGCGAGATGTCGAATACGCGTAACCTGGATGAGATTTACCTGAAGCATCTGAGAATGAAGCTGGAGGACGTAACGACGAAGTACGAGCTGCTGAAGCACCGCAGGCTGTTGAACGAAATGAACTCGAAAGAGACGATGAAGCTGCAGCGGGCCGCAGAGAATAGAGTTCTTGAGCACGCGGACGTGATAACCTGCACCCTCAACTCCTGTTACAATAATCAAATGGAGTCTGTCTTCGTTCCCAATAAGAATAGGATATCAGTGTGCATCGTGGACGAGGCGACTCAGAGCTGCGAGGCGGAGAGTTTGATACCGTTGATGCTGGGCGTGAATACCCTGGTTCTAGTCGGTGATCCCAACCAATTGCCTGCCACCATACTGAGCACACGGGCGAAGGAACTGGGATTGGATCAGTCCATCTTCTCGCGAGTCCAGAATGCCTTCGAGTTCCATCCGAACAATCCAATCATTCTGCTGGACACTCAGTACCGTATGGCACAGGCAATTGCCCAGTTTCCGACCAACTTCTTCTACGGCGGGAGGCTGAAGAACGCAGCGCCGCAGACCAAAAACTTTCCATATCACGCCTATCGAATTCTGAACCTCAATAACAAACAGGACACAGACAGCTTTACTAACACCAACGAAGCGAAATTTGTAGCCGACTTGTACCTCACCATGCTCACCGCCGCCAATCTGGACAGCTGGGAAAGTATATCCTTCGGTATTCTTACGCCGTATAATAATCAGAAGGCTGCCATACAAGGAAGAATCGATGAGAT AACCCCTTTGGTGCCGGAAGATATCAGGAAGAAGATCACGTGCGAGGTGAACACGATTGACAGCTTTCAGGGGCAAGAGCGTGACGTGATAATCCTGTCGTGCGTGCGAAGCGAAAAGATTGGGTTTCTGTCCGACAAACAGAGGCTCTGCGTTGCTCTGACAAGAGCGAAGCACAGTCTCATAGTGTGCGGTAACTTCAATACCGGCACTAAGTTCGTG AAGGATACTATGTGGAGAGCATTGCTATCGGACGCAAGGGGACGCCAGATGTACTTTACTGTTAAAGCTAAAGCAGAGCCTCGGCATATACACCCACATGTTGTGAAGACTTCAGCGTTAAGATAG
- the Rae1 gene encoding ribonucleic acid export 1 — protein sequence MMGPVFIASCDKTVNCRDLALNQSIQVAAHDAPIKTCHWIKANTYSCLMTGLSDKTLRGPEYYNPAKKNSIFLRPCFEELKPKATP from the exons AT gATGGGACCAGTCTTCATAGCGTCCTGTGACAAAACAGTGAATTGCCGAGACCTGGCTTTGAACCAAAGCATTCAAGTCGCGGCGCACGACGCACCCATCAAAACGTGCCACTGGATCAAGGCGAACACGTACTCGTGCCTTATGACGGGTTTGTCGGATAAAACGTTAAGA GGTCCCGAGTATTATAATCCAGCGAAGAAGAACTCCATATTCCTTAGACCGTGTTTCGAGGAACTAAAGCCTAAAGCTACGCCGTGA